A segment of the Carya illinoinensis cultivar Pawnee chromosome 1, C.illinoinensisPawnee_v1, whole genome shotgun sequence genome:
ATCTCAAGTACGTACCAAAAGCTAATGAGTAACATAATTCGAGCTAAGCTTTTTTCAACTTCCCCAGCAAATGGGATTTTCTTTCAAGTTCTTGACCTTCGTATAGGTGACCGGCTGCAAGTAGAGATTTCAAGCTTAACAAATTAAGATCTAAGACAAGCAGCAAAGTCTGCCCCAAACAAAAGTaacaaaaatgtaaattttcacaaaattataTGAACATTGCACCGTTAAATTACAAGTTACCTTCTGTTTCGGCCATATTCAGGACTCCTGTTCCTGCCATAATCGGGACTCCTGCGCCTGTCATATGCTGGACCATTGTACCTATCATAAACAGGGCTACCTGGACGACCATAATCAGGACTTCGGCGTCTATGATACGCTGGACTTGGTGACCTTCTGTAAGGACTAACCCCACGCCCACCATAACCTCTTTTTCTAGGGCTATCGTAATAGCTGTCACCCCTCTCGTCATCATCCCTTAATGCGTACTCAACAGATACTACTCTGTCTAAAAGCTTGCTGCAAAATGACACAACACCCATTGATTTGATAACAAAAATATGTTAAGAATGCTATGCAATGAAAAAACCATGTTACAAACCTCATGTGAGTGCACTCGAGTGCTTTGGTAGCATCTTCCTGAGTCTCAAACTGAACAAATGCAAAGTTCCGTCGAATTCGAACATGAAGAATCCTTCCATAAGGTTCAAAGTGCCTTTCTATATCACGCACAGTTGTGCGAATTGGATCAAAGTTAATTATGAACAAGGTTTTAGTAGGCCTTTGGTTTGCCACGGACCTAGATCCATCACGAGGCCGACCGCGTTCCCCCTGGAAAAATAAACTGATCAGGATCAGGAGGACAGGGAtactaattttaaaatgattaaaaaatactgCTAACTTAAAAAACATAgaagtataaatgaaaaaaacagGTGACCGGTAAGAACACTGTACCCTAGCCCACTCCACTGACAACCTACGCCTGTCATAaccaaatggcctattatcaaCACCACGAATGGCATCTTCAGCATCACGCTCATCCATGAaataaacaaaagcaaaacctgcagaaacaaacaaacaaaatcagtGACAAAACTACAATGAACAGTAACAACATACCACACAGTCAGCTGGCAGTATATTAgcattatgttttctttttccctgGCCAAAACTCAAAAAGTACAACACCTGAATTAAGTCAGGGGCTGATGCACATAAGGCTGTAGAGGAGTTGCATGATGAACTAAAGAGTGTTGCATGTAAAAATTTCTAATCCAATTCTGAGATGTCACTGCTAAGCATGCTTCGCCTTTCAGAAAGCACGAGTTCAGTAATGGAAGACATAGCATGACAGATTTCATTGATCCCACTATAATCAGTTGTTGGCATTGCATGACAGATTTCATTGATCACCTATGATCATTGTTGGTAGAAATGGCATAATAAATTGACGGATTCCACTAGACAGTTCGTGGTAAATGGCAAGCGATGAAGTGGGTGACTAAAGGATTGAGCGGAGTGTAGAAAATGCAGGATGATGCTATCTTTGTGAGGAAGGAGAGCAGGCAAGCAAGAAGGTTTCCTTCCCAAAATAAGTATTTTGCACATGTTGGCGAGCCTGATAGAAGCTCAGCAAATTTTCCACTAGTAGAGGTTCCTGCGTCAAAAGAAACACTTAAATATGGAGGTTTTCTCCAGAGAAATTGCACAGTTTGTGGATCCCATTCATTTCCATCGGGAAATGGTAATGGATATGCACACTACACAAGTAGCTTCATACCCATATCCAATGAATTGAAgttagttgatttttttttttttaaaataaacactGCCATGATGGATATCCTTGTGAGCAATAAGCAAGGAAGCAGCCACAGCTCAAAAAATCGCCTAAAGAATAGAACAAACCAACATAACTCGTAACGCTATTGTCAAACTGattaatcaaataatttaaGACAGAAACACGAAGAAGGAACCAGAGGGAGAGAGGTacactaaaaaaacaaaaagcaactCCCGAGTTGACAAGTTCAGCTATGAACTTCGCTAAAACTTTTGAAgttatacataattataatgaaaaatagaGTTCGGCTACGGATGAGCCACAACCTCCACATGGATAGTATAAATTTCATTGTTAAAAACCATGAGCTCAGAGCAGTTAGAAGAAATTTAACTCCACAATAATGATTAAGTCCAAAGTAACATCGACAACTTCCTTTACATATATGCCCTTACAAGCCTGCATATTGCTTAAAAAACATTGCTGGATGCGGTCacataaaaaacaaacaactaCATCTTACCAGATTTCATGTCCACACGCTCGATCTTCCCGTATTTTCCAAACAAACGCTCCAGTTCAGATTGGCGAGTATCGTACTCGAAGTTACCCACGAAAACCGGCCTCATCGTCGCAACCTATCCAACAAGATTTTGATCTCCCAAAATAAGGTAAAAGGGGGAAAAACGATATTGTAAAAAGCCTATGGCTCCGTTGATTCCTCGGAAATctaaaaggggaaaaaacagTTTTGTTGTTTCCCTTCTTCCCGGAAACCGATTAAATTTCTGGACAAggcaaaatatatattcttctgAACCAAAAATCAACGAAAACATAAAAAAGGGAAAGTTTTGTCCacttttttcttgtcttttctgATAAACCAAGCAGAGGAAAAGGAGGAAAACGAAgagattttaaataaatgaaaacagaGAATAACTAAGAGTTACAGAGGATAAGAGAGAGGTACCTTCAAAATCCTTCGATTCGTCTCAAAGAGAAACAAAGCCCTAGAAGAGAGAATAGGGTTTTCGTG
Coding sequences within it:
- the LOC122311578 gene encoding serine/arginine-rich splicing factor RS31A-like codes for the protein MAPPSARTHENPILSSRALFLFETNRRILKVATMRPVFVGNFEYDTRQSELERLFGKYGKIERVDMKSGFAFVYFMDERDAEDAIRGVDNRPFGYDRRRLSVEWARGERGRPRDGSRSVANQRPTKTLFIINFDPIRTTVRDIERHFEPYGRILHVRIRRNFAFVQFETQEDATKALECTHMSKLLDRVVSVEYALRDDDERGDSYYDSPRKRGYGGRGVSPYRRSPSPAYHRRRSPDYGRPGSPVYDRYNGPAYDRRRSPDYGRNRSPEYGRNRSRSPIRRSRT